Proteins found in one Mycobacteriales bacterium genomic segment:
- a CDS encoding MarR family transcriptional regulator produces MSTSAPSSPPLSGPPPAGPPALSSVRAEPKNVRPSPAALEAWRLFLRAHATVIRELEAELVLEQGLPLSFYDVLVQLVEAPEHRLRMTELADRVMLSRSGLTRLVDRLVRDGLVERQACEGDARGTFTVLTAAGLQRLREAAPTHLRGVEEHMISRLSDAELAQLATLMGRLLETD; encoded by the coding sequence ATGTCGACGAGTGCCCCGAGCTCCCCACCGCTGTCCGGCCCGCCGCCGGCCGGCCCGCCGGCACTCTCGTCGGTCCGGGCCGAGCCGAAGAATGTCCGCCCGAGCCCGGCCGCGCTGGAGGCCTGGCGGCTCTTCCTCCGGGCGCACGCCACCGTGATCCGCGAGCTCGAAGCGGAACTGGTGCTCGAGCAGGGCCTGCCGCTGTCGTTCTACGACGTCCTCGTCCAGCTGGTCGAGGCGCCCGAGCACCGGCTCCGGATGACCGAGTTGGCCGACCGGGTGATGCTCTCCCGGTCCGGCCTCACCCGGCTGGTCGACCGCCTGGTGCGCGATGGTCTGGTCGAGCGCCAGGCCTGCGAGGGCGACGCCCGGGGGACCTTCACGGTGCTCACGGCGGCGGGGCTGCAGCGCCTGCGCGAAGCGGCGCCGACCCACCTGCGCGGCGTCGAGGAGCACATGATCAGCCGGCTGTCCGACGCCGAGCTCGCCCAGCTCGCGACGTTGATGGGCAGACTGCTCGAAACCGACTGA
- a CDS encoding DUF1003 domain-containing protein, protein MAERTGRRLDQPKGVGRRLSMPHGEDLLGRVSEGVARFFGSARFILMQTLIVIVWITLNVAQATKAIRWDPYPFILLNLAFSTQAAYAAPLILLAQSRQTDRDRVSMEEDRAQNNRSIADTEYLTREIAAVRIALGDVATRDFIRSELTRLVESTRAEEEDSPAQ, encoded by the coding sequence GTGGCTGAGCGGACCGGTCGTCGGCTCGACCAGCCCAAGGGGGTCGGTCGACGGCTGTCGATGCCCCACGGCGAGGACCTGCTGGGCCGGGTCTCCGAAGGAGTTGCGCGGTTCTTCGGCAGCGCGCGCTTCATCCTGATGCAGACCCTGATCGTCATCGTCTGGATCACGCTCAACGTCGCGCAGGCCACGAAGGCGATCCGCTGGGACCCTTACCCGTTCATCCTGCTCAACCTGGCGTTCTCCACCCAGGCCGCCTACGCCGCCCCGCTGATCCTGCTCGCGCAGAGCCGGCAGACCGACCGGGACCGGGTGTCGATGGAGGAGGACCGCGCGCAGAACAACCGCTCGATCGCCGATACCGAATACCTCACCCGGGAGATCGCGGCGGTCCGGATCGCCCTCGGCGACGTCGCCACCCGGGACTTCATCCGCTCCGAGCTCACCCGGCTGGTCGAGTCGACCCGCGCGGAGGAAGAGGACTCCCCCGCGCAGTGA
- a CDS encoding Mrp/NBP35 family ATP-binding protein: MPTAVTEQPDIERIHAALQTVQDPEIHRPITELEMVKDVSVGADGVVAVEVWLTVAGCPMRETIIRDVTAAVSAVDGVTAVRVELDVMSEEQRKQLQQRLRGGTPEPEIPFAKPGSLTRVYAIASGKGGVGKSSVTVNLAATLAERGLSVGVVDADIYGHSIPRMLGVTGKPTQVEKMIMPPQAHGVKVISIGMFTPGNSAVVWRGPMLHRALQQFLADVFWGDLDVLLMDLPPGTGDIAISVAQLVPSAEILVVTTPQLAAQEVAERAGSIALQTHQQIVGVVENMSGLPCPHCGEMVDVFGSGGGQRLADSLSQSTGTTVPLLGTVPIDIRLREGGDEGRPLVLSDPSAPAAAALGTVADALAVRQRGLAGRSLNLTPVRH; this comes from the coding sequence ATGCCGACGGCAGTCACCGAACAACCCGACATCGAGCGGATCCACGCCGCCCTGCAGACCGTGCAGGACCCGGAGATCCACCGACCGATCACCGAGCTGGAGATGGTCAAGGACGTCAGCGTCGGCGCCGACGGCGTCGTCGCCGTCGAGGTCTGGCTCACCGTGGCCGGCTGTCCGATGCGCGAGACCATCATCCGGGACGTGACGGCGGCCGTCAGTGCCGTCGACGGGGTCACCGCAGTCCGGGTCGAGCTCGACGTGATGAGCGAGGAGCAGCGCAAGCAACTGCAACAGCGGCTGCGGGGCGGCACTCCCGAACCCGAGATCCCGTTCGCCAAGCCGGGATCGCTGACCCGGGTCTATGCCATCGCGTCGGGCAAGGGCGGTGTCGGCAAGTCCAGTGTCACCGTCAACCTGGCCGCCACCCTCGCCGAGCGTGGCCTGTCCGTCGGGGTCGTCGACGCCGACATCTACGGGCACAGCATTCCCCGGATGCTCGGGGTGACCGGCAAACCGACCCAGGTCGAGAAGATGATCATGCCGCCGCAGGCGCACGGCGTGAAGGTCATCTCGATCGGCATGTTCACCCCGGGAAACAGTGCCGTGGTGTGGCGCGGGCCGATGCTCCACCGCGCCCTGCAGCAGTTCCTGGCCGACGTGTTCTGGGGCGACCTCGACGTACTGCTGATGGACCTGCCTCCGGGCACCGGCGACATCGCCATCTCGGTGGCTCAGCTCGTCCCGTCGGCGGAGATCCTGGTCGTCACCACGCCGCAGCTCGCCGCCCAGGAGGTCGCCGAGCGGGCCGGCAGCATCGCCCTGCAGACCCACCAGCAGATCGTCGGCGTGGTGGAGAACATGTCGGGTCTGCCCTGCCCGCACTGCGGGGAGATGGTCGACGTATTCGGGTCCGGGGGCGGTCAGCGGCTCGCCGACTCGCTGTCCCAGTCGACCGGGACCACGGTGCCGCTGCTCGGGACGGTGCCCATCGACATCCGGCTCCGCGAAGGCGGCGACGAGGGCCGCCCGCTCGTGCTGTCCGATCCGAGCGCGCCGGCCGCGGCGGCGCTGGGGACGGTCGCCGACGCGCTGGCCGTGCGCCAACGCGGGCTGGCCGGGCGGTCGCTCAACCTCACCCCGGTGCGGCACTAG
- a CDS encoding CBS domain-containing protein translates to MPALSKYFITRLAGLNVLDPNGEPVGRLRDVIVRLRPGHQPPRVLGLLVELQHRRRIFVPIGRMTAIDSGAIVLARGTVSLRRFEQRAGEQLVLGELLDRRVTVLENDTAAIVVDAAMEETRTRDWVITRVAVRELGSGRLSRRGQLRQLDWDEVSGLSITGSQGAESLLAVLATMRATDLATTLKDMPDKRRHEVAQALDDDRLADVLEELPEEDQVEILAALADDRAADVLEAMDPDDAADLLAEMPETDKDRLLALMEPEEAEPVRRLMTYPDDTAGGLMTSEPVILPPDATIAEALARVRNPDLSPALASQVYVCRPPTETPTGLYLGAAHMQRLLREPPGSLVSGVLDKTLTPLRPDAPLLDVTQMLAAYNLVAAAVVDDGERLVGAVTVDDILDALLPEDWRDRSTGG, encoded by the coding sequence GTGCCGGCGCTGTCCAAGTACTTCATCACCCGCCTCGCCGGACTCAACGTTCTCGACCCGAACGGCGAGCCGGTGGGCCGGCTTCGCGACGTCATCGTGCGGCTGCGACCGGGCCACCAACCGCCCCGGGTCCTCGGCCTGCTCGTCGAACTGCAGCACCGGCGGCGGATCTTCGTCCCCATCGGCAGGATGACGGCGATCGACTCCGGCGCGATCGTGCTGGCCCGGGGCACGGTGAGCCTGCGGCGGTTCGAGCAGCGGGCCGGGGAGCAGCTCGTGCTCGGTGAACTGCTCGACCGCCGGGTGACCGTGCTTGAGAACGACACCGCAGCGATCGTCGTCGACGCCGCGATGGAGGAGACCCGCACCCGGGACTGGGTGATCACCCGGGTCGCCGTACGCGAGCTCGGCAGCGGCCGGCTGTCCCGGCGGGGTCAGCTGCGTCAGCTCGACTGGGACGAGGTCAGCGGGCTGTCGATCACCGGCTCGCAGGGCGCGGAGAGCCTGCTCGCGGTGCTCGCGACCATGCGGGCGACCGACCTGGCGACCACGTTGAAGGACATGCCGGACAAACGACGGCACGAGGTGGCCCAGGCGCTCGACGACGACCGGCTCGCCGACGTCCTGGAGGAGCTGCCGGAGGAGGACCAGGTCGAGATCCTCGCCGCCCTGGCCGACGACCGCGCCGCGGACGTCCTGGAGGCGATGGACCCCGACGACGCGGCCGACCTGCTCGCGGAGATGCCCGAGACCGACAAGGACCGGCTGCTGGCCCTGATGGAGCCGGAGGAGGCCGAACCGGTACGCCGGCTGATGACCTATCCCGACGACACCGCGGGCGGCCTGATGACCAGCGAGCCGGTCATCCTGCCGCCCGACGCCACCATCGCCGAGGCGCTCGCCCGGGTGCGCAACCCGGATCTGAGCCCGGCCCTGGCCAGCCAGGTCTACGTCTGCCGCCCCCCGACCGAGACCCCGACCGGGCTCTACCTCGGCGCCGCCCACATGCAGCGGCTGCTGCGGGAACCGCCCGGATCGCTCGTGAGCGGCGTCCTCGACAAGACCCTGACCCCGCTCCGGCCGGACGCCCCGCTGCTCGACGTCACCCAGATGCTCGCGGCGTACAACCTCGTGGCGGCCGCGGTGGTCGATGACGGTGAGCGCCTGGTCGGCGCGGTGACCGTCGACGACATCCTCGACGCGCTATTGCCCGAGGACTGGCGGGACAGGTCGACCGGTGGCTGA